The nucleotide window AAATTCTCCGTGTCCCTGTTACAATTTCAAATTCTTATTTCGACCCGTTGGCCTTTTCTCTCCTTTCTTTGAACCGTCTTCGATCTATCGATCAATTTGTAAATCACCGGCGCCGACGCTGTTTATCTTATTGTTTCACTTGTGAGTCAAGTCGCCGATCTTTGACTCTGATCAATGGAGAATCTTATACAATTGGTTAACAGATTACAGAGAGCTTGCACTGCCCTTGGCGATCATGGTGAAGAGAGTGCATTGCCTACTCTCTGGGATGCCCTTCCTTCCATCGCTGTCGTTGGTGGCCAGGTCTCTCCGAtctcctttttcattttccGTCATCCTTGTAACGATTTTCTTGTTCGATTTAGATCtgtgttttattattatattctttttcttttgtcccTGATCAGGATTTCTGAATCTTTGATTATCTCTTTTATCGATAATATGCAGTTCTTGATGAAATATCAATATCTAGGGTTCCGATCTATTTGTGAATTCTTGACCGAGTCAGTTTGTAGTTTCGTTTGGTTGGTAATTTTGGTTCATGTCGGAATATGTGATGATGCTGTCTCCATAATAATATAGCACCTTAATGTGAAAGGAGCCTATGTACAGATGAGGTTTTATGAGCTGCTGGTTGTTATTGCCGTAGTGCCATGAATATAGGATACCCTTGCTCATTCTGTATCAGCTTGTGAACACTCATGTACATTTATCAGTTCCACTTGACTCAATTTATAATTGTCTGCACTCTGATGGTTTTATAGCAGTGAATTATCGTGTCTTTGGTCTGATTTATGTGGCTTCTGAACACTCTTGGTTAATGATATACTGGTTTAGTCATATTGCTTAACTGTCATATTTTGTATGGCTTATAGAGCTCTGGGAAGTCTTCAGTTCTTGAGAGCATTGTCGGAAAGGATTTTTTGCCTCGTGGATCTGGTAAAGATTGTCTTCATTAGTTGTGCTGTTTACATTAAGTTTTGTGAATACCAGATCACAGGAAATATTATTAACATACTATGTACAGGTATTGTCACCCGCCGACCCCTGGTCCTACAGCTTCACCGGTTAGAACAAGGTAGTAGAGAATATGCAGAATTTGGACACCTTCCAAGGAAGAAGTTTACTGATTTTGGTGAGTCTTTGGGCAATATATACCATTACTCTCTCCGTCCTAGTTTATGACACTCTTTGCTTATCGAGAGTTAATTTGACCAATTTTCAAATCCAAATTTGGATATTAAACtactatatgaaaagtactatgAGACGCAATTCTTCTCATGTCaatatgaagtttttttttaattattggtCAGATTTTGCATAGTTTGAATCTCGAAAAGCGagaagtgtcacataaattgggaaaGAGGTGTATTGCTTATGAAGTACTATTTTTCTCCTTCCGCATGTATCACCTGATATACTTAGTGTACTGTTATTGTCATTTCCTTGTAGTTTCACCTTGCTTTATTGTCCTTTTGACTTCTAAATCCTGTGTATCTCTTATTCAGCTGCTGTGAGAAAGGAGATCGCTGACGAGACTGACCGAGAGACGGGCCGTAGCAAACAAATATCTAGCGTACCAATTTATCTCAGTATATATTCTCCCAATGGTATGAAGAGATTCTAGCTTTATGCATCAATTAATGCAACTAAACAAACTTTTCATTTAAGTATTGACTGGACGATTAAAGCATCTTGGGTAAATTGTCATGTCGGAGAGCTGCAGCCTTCTGTTGTTGCCAATTGTGTCCCTCTTTTCTGGCcatcaaataattttgaaatattccCTAATAAGCACGATCTGCAATTGTTCTTCCATGTTGTATATTTCTGTTTGTTGATCAGGCTTTTGACagctaaattttgattttgatcatGCCAGTCGTAAACTTGACATTGATAGATCTTCCCGGACTTACAAAAGTAGCAGTTGGTGAGTTGTTTGTTTTGAATCATCAGTCTTAGTTTGTTTTCTGCCTTTTTCCTGATAGTGgactatttttgaattaatttctcTCCATTTATTTAGAGGGACAATCTGATAGCATTGTTGCGGATATTGAAAACATGGTTCGCGCTTATATTGAGAAGGTTAGTTGTACCTtcttatattataatttttctatGGAAATTTATCTAGTGTGTTTACATTTATGAGAACAATAATGCAGTACTGAGTTCGCTATGGGCCAATATGGTACATTGTGTAAGGAAGTCTGACGTAATGGAATTAGAATATGGTATAAAAGGGTGGTGTGATTTGGATTTCTTCTTCAGATAAGCTGGAGAATCAATGTTGGGGTACACCCTAACCTAGTTCACCTCTGACTTCAAATGAGTTTGGAAAGGATTGAAAATAGTAGGAAAGTGGGATGATTGAAAAGAATGCagtgggggagggggggggNggggggggggggttgtacAGAGTAGCCAAGAGCAGGTGGATGTGGATTCTctggagcttgaggaggaaaGGAGTTGAAAGGTAATGGGTTGGCGATTAAATGGGCATTGGGCATTGATGAAAGGTTGAGGTGGAATAGTGCTTTTTGATCCACTCTTTAGTTTCCTCCCTTATTTGAATGGGCATTTTGGGCATGTCAAAATGGAATGGGAAATGGAATTAAGGTGGAATGGAAGTAACATCGGAATCACAACTCCAAAATGAAATCAGGAATTAGAAACAAATAATGGAGTAGCAATGTTCACCTATTCCATTGCCTATTCCATTTTGTTGTTGTTCCATTGCCCCGAGCATGCCGTAAATTATCAGCGGTTTACTTTCTATACTTCAAGATATTGGTAAATATAAATTGGCTTTTGAAAGGATCTCAGTTACTACTTGACATGTGTAGGGGAGTTTTTCTGATTCTATTGTTTTCTTACATTGCAGCCGAATTGCATTATTCTTGCTGTTTCTCCTGCCAATCAAGATCTTGCAACATCAGATGCTATTAAGATTTCTCGGGAAGTAGATCCAAAAGGTTAGAGTTTGGAAATGTcagaaataatattttcttgcagTAGCATTTTGCATTTAACGAGTTATCACTGACGAAATTAAAGCAGGTGTGGAAATTTGTTATTCCACACATTTGCAGGTGTGTATAGTATTTCAATAGAGAGTTCCTGGAATAGGTTTCCAGCTGTTCATACACTGAAAGCTAGTAGGAGGAGTAACACCTATTAATCTGATGACAGCTAGTAGGAGTGGCTGGTTGAACCAAAAGCCGCTTAGGGGCTAAGCAAccaattttatttaaaagttttagGACTACTAATGTTCTTAATGTTGGTATATTAGAATGACTTTCTTGTCTTGAATGCATAACATCCTTTGCAGAAGACTACACAAGCTTCTCAACTTCTGTTTATGTGAGAAATGAGAATTACATTTGAATTTCTTAACATCCTGATAACCCCTCAAGACggaaacaaatttaattttcttcccAATTTTCCACCTGCTTATTAACCCCCACCCCCATGGCTGCTCCTGTTCTAACGCGTTGCCTTACATCTTAAGAGTGGAGAGTCTTTCAAGCATGTAAATTTAGTGTTTCCTATGATTTAACAAAAATTATCACCTAACCAAATGCAGTGGCTGCTAGTGATCAAATAGGCTGTATAGTCACTTTAAGGGGCACTTTTTGTCTAattatttcttgtttttatttgaACGTTAAAACTAATTGTAGTTTCAGATCTACtgaatttaaattgtttttaaattttctttctgGGTTTCATTGTTTTGTGTTGGGAGGCAAATGATGTTTAAACAAAATCTTATACTACACACTGAaatttaatgaagaaaaattaaCTCTCAATTAGTTTTCTGATGcctctgaaaaaaaaaattgttttaggCTTTCAGGGGCTTCCTGAATTGTTTTTCAAGTATTGAGATTTGCAAAATCATTCCTTTTATAAttgtatattaatattttcttatgaCAGCTTAAATAAAATGTCAATCTTATGCACATATACAATTATGGGTTTCTGactcatttaaaatattattgattgaGCAAATAATGTAGCTGAAGTTTTTTCTTGAGTCATAATCTCTTTACATTTTGCTCTCTTTCTTTTTGTGTTCTGTTGTGTAGTGATGCAATGGTCCACACTAGCTCTTATTAAGTACTGTTTGAGTTAGTTTGCATTATAAATTGTGCTATATCAAGAGTGATTTTGAAAATGAGATGATACATCATACATATTACCGTTTAACACTGTGAAAGGTTACTTGCCTCAGGGGAAAGGACATTTGGTGTTCTGACTAAGATTGATCTTATGGATAAGGGTACTGATGCTGTTGATGTAAGTTTCCTACTAGGTCacataattttacatttttttttttgttgggtaAAAGTGTCTTTGCTCTAAGCATGACTTGATTCAGTGATGTTGGAGCTCCGTTGTGTAAGTCGTTTGTTTGGTattgtaattttaaaagaagCTGTACTCAGGTTACTCTTCTTGAATTTTTGGTCTTGTATAGAGAATCTATGTTTTAACTTGTTAGTGGGTCTCGAAAATGATTGGGGGAACTCATTTATATATGAAGTTATTAACAAGTCATGCTTTTTGTTGATAGTTACATTGGAGAGCTTCGGGGCAAAGTCCTCCGTTGACTGTTGGCATATCCCTGGTGTCATCTATGATTCAATTTATTTAGGTCAAGTTTGGACACTCTGCTAATTGAGTTCAGTAGGAGCTaaggaaatgatgaattttgTCTGTGTTTATCGAAATCCAAATCCATACTCTTGGTATCTAAAAGGGTGAAATTACAGTAGGTTTCTTTCGTATTTTGAAGGATCTATATGAAAGACAAATGAAGAGTCTGGGTAGCATGCTTTCTCTCCAGTATTTTGAACATGTTGTCTTTAAAAGTagtttctatataaaggaaaagGTTTTTTAAGTGAACATGTCGAAGTAAGAATGGTTAAACAAAATCTAACTATAAACAAAATCTCAATGTGCATTTCAGTAGATATATCAAACTGATCTAAGTCTAGTAAATCTAGCATTCCAAATTTGATAAGGTTAATTTTGAACTCACTTTAaggtttttattttcaaagacAATGGTGACTGGTGAGGTATGGTCCTTGCAACAGCAATCCAAAATAAGATTTCAATTTATTCCAATTTTGTTGATATCTTCCCGGGTTATGGAAAAAGATTTGGTTTATGGCATTGATTTGGCAACAACATATGCCTTTTTGGATGGTCTTTTTATGTGAACTACTAATGTCTCTATACTTTAATATTTGACCAAGTGAATAACTCTCTATTAAAAATTCTTTAGCAATGGATGTGAGTTGATTTCAAAGATATAAGATGCAGTGAAAACACCTATCTTTTATCCACCTTTTGATATCTTATCTGAGCATTTCAGAATTTTACTTTTTGGAATAAACAAGTACTGTGGTTAACACCATTTCTTTTTGCTGCTATTTTGTGAGCAAATCTAGTAATCGTGTCTTCACATGTGCTGCAAACGGATTGTCAGTTGGATGGATGCTGTACCTAATTCTTTTCTTGAACAAACTTTTAAGCCACTTTGAGGTGGATGTCAGTGGTTGCTATATTAAATCATCTTCTTGGATTTTCAGATGTTGGAAGGAAGAGCATATAAACTACAATTTCCATGGATAGGTGTTGTCAACCGTTCTCAAGCGgatattaataaaaatgttgACATGATTGCTGCCAGGCGTAGAGAAAAGGAGTATTTTTCTAGCACCCCTGAGTACAGGCATCTTGCCAGCAGGATGGGGTCAGAACATCTTGGGAAAGTTATGTCAAAAGTATGTTGAATTCtcaaagaatattttttctaattctgAAATGTTGTCTGAGTGCCTTGGTGTATAAACCTTTTTATTTATAGCTTGTTCCCTCCCTTTTAAAGTCATTTCACCCGCCATTTTCTATAACTAATTCCTCAAcatactttattttttgttggtgTCCTAAATGAAGTTTCGAGGTCTTCATTTTTTTGTCCTAATTGACTTGGTCACGGTTCTCAGTTTATTCAGAGAACTAActgttttgtttgatttttgtaTTGCATATTTAGCACTTAGAGGCCGTTATCAAGTCAAGAATTCCAGGTCTCCAGTCTCTTATCAACAAGACCATCATTGACCTAGAAAGTGAATTGAGCCGTCTTGGGAAGCCCATTGCAACCGATGCTGGAGTATGTATCATCTTGAATTTTCTGTGAATTGGTTATCCAATTTTGCCAGACAGATTTTAGTCTAGCTGAAATGAGTTGGTTCTCTACTTCTCATGTTAGTTTTGAACGTATGTTTGCTTTCCTGTGGCTACAGAATTGTGATGTCTTTGTTACCTTACAAAAAAATGTGTTTCCTGTCTTTGCTATGTATGTTAACATTTATCAATTCAGGGAAAATTGTACATGGTTATGGAAGTTTGTCGTACTTTTGATGGAATCTTTAAAGAACATCTTGATGGAGTGTAAGTATTCCTTGCTGCGTCTGTTCCTTAAATCTAGACTAATTAGCTATGCTGCTTTGTTGTAATCTTATTTTCGTTGCAGTCGACCAGGTggagataaaatatataatgtCTTCGATAATCAGCTCCCCGCTGCATTGAAAAGATTGCAATTCGATAAGCAGCTTTCAATGGACAATGTAAGGAAACTTATAACTGAAGCTGATGGATATCAACCCCATCTGATTGCTCCTGAGCAAGGATATCGTCGTCTTATTGAATCTTCCTTGATTTCTATCAAGGGTCCTGCTGAAGCAGCTGTCGATGCGGTACAGAATTAAATTCTCTGACATGCTTCTACAATTGAAACTAATGAGAGAGCTCTGCATGAATGATTTCAATtagcttttttttcttttgaatattaAGGATCCCCTTCTAGGTCTCCTTTCACTCTGCCTTTTCGCAATTCTTATTCCAGACTTCTGTTTTTGTTAGTGGGGTATGATACAAgactgttgaatatgatctctgACTTTGAACTCTTGAGGGGCAATGACTGCTCGATGTTGAGTGTGtgatatttcataaatatttagGACTAATGTCGCAAATAAAAAGCCTAATTTCCGCGATGTCATTTTGGGTTGCTTTAGTTTTAAATTGATTTGGATGTTTCTTAGTCTTTGAGACATACTTAAAGAAAGATGTAAGTTAAACATGAATGGGTATGTAATTTCATGTGACATTACAGCATTAATAGAATGTCTACTCTGGTGGAACTTATTTCTTCTGGGAGGTTTTATTTACGTTTTTGTTGCATCATTCTAAAAGTTGAACTATGTCATAGTCAAACAGGATTTAAGTATCACTTACGTTAATATGTTTCAAACTGAGATATTTTGGCAACTGCATGTTGTCAAGTGCTTAATGGTAGAAGAAAATTACTCGTGTAGAGTATTCTGTGCTTGACCTTGTTTAATTATAGTAATCTGAAATAAACTAGTGTTTTTTGTTCAGCATAATGGTCTAATGGGTACATTTTTATGTAGTTGAGCAAAAATAGTTCCTTAACTATTTCATCTGCAATGCTTTCAGGTTCATGTTATACTGAAGGATCTGGTTCACAAGTCAATTAGTGAGACTGCAGTATGTTCACTTGCCATTTTGAATTACTTTTCTGAGTTTGAGATATTTGAACGACCTAATAAACACATGCTATAAATCTCAGCCATTCTCATTTAGGATTCTAAAAATTCATTCTGGTGAGTTAAACAAATAATCCCCAGTAACGCATTGTGCTCAGTAATTGCAACACGAAGAAGTCAAAGAATTCTCCCGTTACcatgattattttttgttaaacaGTTGAAGGGGCTATAAATGAATGTGTATACTGGGTCTTTTGTTATTGACAGGAGCTAAAGCAATATCCTTCTCTTAGAGTTGAGGTCAACGGTGCAGCTGTTGAATCATTAGAAAGGATGAGGGATGAGAGCAAAAAAGCAACTCTACAGCTTGTTGAAATGGAGTGTAGTTACCTGACTGTAGATTTCTTCCGGAAACTTCCTCAAGATATTGAGAAGGGAGGGAATCCAACACATTCAATTTTTGACCGATACAATGATTCCTATCTTCGAAGGATAGGTGAATTTTGAATTAACTTTTGTCCTTGAATTTCAATGATCTTTCTATTAGTCTTCTGAATTTTGCTGTTGTGTTGCACGTGTTGTTGctgtaaattattttgattgtgTCGTCTGATGGTGGGCTCTTTTCAACAGGATCAAATGTCTTGTCTTATGTCAATATGGTTTGTGCAAGTTTGAGGAATTCCATTCCTAAGTCTGTTGTTTATTGTCAAGTTCGGGAGGCCAAACGCAGTTTGCTTGATCATTTCTTCACAGACCTGGGCAAGAAGGAGGTGAGAAATTTGCACCTCACTGTTCAACTAACCTTAaaactcttattttatttttttaatttggaatGGAAAGGGGtgtggtggggggggggggggggggggggggggggggggggggggggggggggtgggaTAGCTGTGTGAGTAACAATGCTGATTGACTTTGATGTATAATAATCTGTGCTCCACTTtccatttttttgtttgtttgtaggGGAGACAGCTGGGTACTTTGTTGGATGAGGATCCAGCTATAATGCAACGTCGTCTTTCTCTTGCAAAGAGACTTGAGTTGTACAGAGCTGCTCAATCTGAGATAGATTCAGTCGCATGGTCCAAGTAGACACAAACCTTTGTTTTTCTTCAGTTTTGTTCATCACCATTGAAATGTAGGGAGGGATAGGTGGCCTGTCATTCTTTGCTTCGACATATTATTCTTTCCATAAAAAGTAGATATATAGTTATAGGAATGGTAGCAGTTTCTGTgcttcgttttttttttttttttttgcagtacTTATTAAATCCAAATGTGTACTCGATTTTGACATTTGATATCTCTTGCTTGTCTGAGCCAGACAATATATTGGATGTGCTGTCCTTGGTTTTTTCCACTCACTGAAATCCACTTCAATTTGaaagtaccttgtttggtatgATTGGCTAAGGAATGGCTGGGCTTTGCTTAttgtttaaaatgaaatttaataatCAATTATTGGATAGTGATTTCTACTTGTGCTCTTTTATTAGGAAACATGTGAATATTTAGTTTGAGAAATTCATCGTTAAATGGGAATTTTATGAATGGTTGGATTTAATGATGGATGGATTGATAAGGTGATTTTTCCAATGTTCTTCCATAGTCTTTTTTAGCTGGATTTGAACACGTTACATAATTTGGACCGACTTATTCAAATCAAGGAGAACAAAAAAGTACAAAATGTTGTCAAAAAGGACAAAATCTTTTAAATTGTTACAAGATAAAAACGACTCCAAGTGAAGACTGCAATTGGAAGTAAGATCTCATTCTTGAAATTCCTCGTTCACATCATGTATATTTTtgttcataaaataaattattatttataatatcatattataatgcatttcaaattgattcatgagaaattttatttgtaatttctCATTAATCAATTTGAACTACATCATATGAgcctaaatttaaaatataaacagatcaaaatgagtccaattaataaataaattagtcgGATGATCATGAACATTTTCATGCATTGAGACTCAAGGGAATGCTTCAACTTTCGATTAATTGATGTCTTAGCTTTGCCAACATAATCAAGAGGGCCTATACTTAAGACAAACCCAAAGCAATTTCCACGATCATTCTTCTCAATCATTTCAGCTTTAGCAAGCTGCCATATATATGTGAACtaattataaatcatttttaaagcAATTTGTACCCCTAAAGCTGGTCTCAAATTGACTACAACACTCGCTCTGCATCTCATTCCTTCCTCTTGCCTGAAGAAACAAATAATAGAAATTACCTTTTGATTAGCATGGTTACAGTAGCTTATTGAGGAGATTAAATTAACCATATCTTCGATGGATAATATAGCAAGACAAAGCTGCTTGTTTTATCCCCTCCATGTGTAATATATATCGTAGGTGCGATCTAAaaccaaaaatataattaagtgaTGATATCTGGATGTATAAAAAGCTTGCTTcaatttctctctatatataagCCACAATAGAGAGGAGTTTGGTCCTCTGCATGTTAAATACTTTTGAGTTTAGAATTATTTTAACACGTTAAACCAACTCTGCAGATAATTAAACAAGGGCTCACagaattctttatttatttattttttttggaaaaaaaaaacatttctgaCTCGCAatgtatatttttatcatattgacaTGAGAAAAAGTAATAtcatttgatataattttttatgacAAAGAGAGTAAGTGAAACGATAATGGACATTAAATCTAAGATGTGAGATCATATATAGTCTTTGTTTTCTTCCAAAATTACtttgaacaatttattttatttttcgtatttactaaaaataaatagtccaaaatatatattttttcatgtttatttgttcgctatattaaaaatacatcttttcttttatttgtcatttttaacaattaagatatattttttcatgcaTACTCTtagcattaattacttattttcaaaattactttcaaaattcaagattaaatattaattaatatggaTATATTGtgttgtaaaatatttatatttatcatcatttcttatgaaatgtttaaaattcaaaatgaacAAGCTAAGGAGAATATAATTGTTATCTTAGAAAAATCAAGATACAATAAATATAGACAGAgaataatatgattttaaaaataatattaaattgatatttaggaataaattgaaataattgaaTCAAATTGTTCCTTTTAATTAATATCTTTGAAGAGGCATGAAAAAAAGAACTTGACGAATACAATGAATCGGATGAAAAATCTTTATTATGCTTACCTAGGGTCTAGGGAATAGCAGCGaacttttcaactaaaatgtaaTATCTAGAATAATGTAGGTTAGCTCCTGAAATATTTGACTGGTTGCTTTCGAACTACATTAATGTGAAGATACTTCTTTAGTTTATATTTacttgtttattattttaataaaaaattatatttatttgttcacTAAAACCTATCAAgctaaagatttttttttttatattatccttaatattaattatttatatttgaaataatttttcaagtaCATTAAAACTATACACCAACTAATAGAAGTACTTTAGTAAAATATatgtttcaattattattaaaaaatatatatataatctattaTGGGCAGTAAAAATAAGAGGAagttttaaccaaaaaaaaaataataaaaaaataagaggaagttttaaccaaaaaataatttaaaaaaaagtaagaggAAGTACTAACTACAAACCTTTAATTAATTGTGCAAGTCTGTAATGAAAAGGCATCCAAGTTGCTTATATCCTTACTTCAATTCATTAACGACAATAGTTCAATTAccgttaaatatatatttttagcggtaattagtatttttttttatatgttcctaaagtttttagcgacattggatctaatgacacttaactaatgtcgATAAAGACTTTATCAGTCTTTAtttatgtatctatttattaccaataaaaattgtttttgttatagtgtTTAGTGTGTACCAGAcatttgatttatttaattatgagaGGTTCGTTACGATGTCCAAAAGATTTCAAATAAAACGGTTTGCTAGCTAGAGATAAAATTGAggggaattttattttattaatagaaAGAGAAAACTCGAATGATTAAATTtttggtaagaaaaaaaatcgtCTAGATATATCATTAAGTAGTATGTTACGTCAAgtttttgttaaatttaaagtacttaatattttcttaacaaaatatttatttgggaGAATTAAAGTACTTAATTACCCGAATATTTTAGGGGGGGAAAGTCATGTTTTAAGTCTTCTATGGAAGGATAACAACAAAATGAACTTATGAAGACCTGTTTATCTCCAACATCTCCTCTTAGTATATCTTGTAAGCAATAGTAATATGAAATTTTCCTTTATGCACCACCTGCTCATTTAAATTGATATTACTTTGCCAAAATTTCCTCATATGTATAATtgaatgttttttatttttgaatcatCCCTAAGGCTTTTTTTTTTACCGCAACCTttgggttggaagtgaggggtgcttaccatccgagcaacttgTAATCTTCTTAcatgagatttttattttacacataagaatttttatttttaaatctgaaaaacatattttttaatttttttttttttactaataagTAGCGAAGAGATTTTAGTTCTGGGTAAAAATAAAAGGGGTAGAGGAATGACAATTACGAATTACTACCTCCGTCCAtatttaattgtcatagtttccttttttagagtcaaacgataatagctttgattaacattttacgatgtattttttcatcatattgataggcaaaaaaatggaatttatagtagtatttttcgtatagtttttgactatctcaattttttgtttaaaatatcgagttaatataatctaatttaactttgaaaattagtcaaattaatttTCGAAAACCACAACCTTAAGTGGACATAGAGGGAGTATTACTAATTTCAAGTTCTTGCTTCCTATTTTTCAGtcttccttttaatttgttggtttCACGCTCCATAAGCACTAATAAGTTTTTCTCCATTATTTTGACAACTTACAAAATATTGAGTTTTTTAGATATTGGAACTTTTGATTATCTAGATTGAAATTAATgtcttttttttgtgaaattgcTTAACGTTGGaaattgctttattttttttttttggttaaatatttttatatgtataaggtattaatatgatataattgaTATGTCTTTTGAAAAGTCGAAGTCATAATTCTTTAATATTATGAGTATATGTAAgtcaaaattgaataaattaggATTACCAATTTATTATAGTGCAAAATACCttaaccaaactttaaaataatgaacgatatcaattaatttgatatgatgatcacatactatttttaaaaatcagaaGTCAATACCAACGTACCACATCCACCTCTAGTAAATATGACTCAGATGTTGCAAATGTTTTTAAGACtcaaaaacacttaaaatattactacGATATTTCAAGATTTATACTTAAATTATATGAGTTTTCTACCTA belongs to Solanum stenotomum isolate F172 chromosome 1, ASM1918654v1, whole genome shotgun sequence and includes:
- the LOC125862305 gene encoding dynamin-related protein 5A, which produces MENLIQLVNRLQRACTALGDHGEESALPTLWDALPSIAVVGGQSSGKSSVLESIVGKDFLPRGSGIVTRRPLVLQLHRLEQGSREYAEFGHLPRKKFTDFAAVRKEIADETDRETGRSKQISSVPIYLSIYSPNVVNLTLIDLPGLTKVAVEGQSDSIVADIENMVRAYIEKPNCIILAVSPANQDLATSDAIKISREVDPKGERTFGVLTKIDLMDKGTDAVDMLEGRAYKLQFPWIGVVNRSQADINKNVDMIAARRREKEYFSSTPEYRHLASRMGSEHLGKVMSKHLEAVIKSRIPGLQSLINKTIIDLESELSRLGKPIATDAGGKLYMVMEVCRTFDGIFKEHLDGVRPGGDKIYNVFDNQLPAALKRLQFDKQLSMDNVRKLITEADGYQPHLIAPEQGYRRLIESSLISIKGPAEAAVDAVHVILKDLVHKSISETAELKQYPSLRVEVNGAAVESLERMRDESKKATLQLVEMECSYLTVDFFRKLPQDIEKGGNPTHSIFDRYNDSYLRRIGSNVLSYVNMVCASLRNSIPKSVVYCQVREAKRSLLDHFFTDLGKKEGRQLGTLLDEDPAIMQRRLSLAKRLELYRAAQSEIDSVAWSK